Genomic DNA from Selenomonas sp. oral taxon 126:
AGCGCCGCACCTTGAAAGGTGCGACGCTTGAGGAAATCACACGGTGATCCCTTATTGCTTATTCCGCCGTAAACGGAAGCAGTGCAATATTACGTGCGCGCTTGATTGCGAGCGTTACCTGCCGCTGATGCTTTGCGCAGTTGCCGGAAATGCGGCGCGGCAGAATCTTGCCACGCTCCGTCGTGAAGCGACGCAGCTTCGCGGCATCCTTGTAGTCGATATGATCTACCTTGTCCACGCAGAACGAGCAGACCTTGCGACGAGGCTTGCGGCCCCGATCTCGTTTCATCATTTCGTTGTCCCTCCTCATCACGGGATGTACTGAGCGCTAACTGCTCAGAATGGAATGTCGTCGTCAGGAATCACGGGTCCCATCATATCCGGTGCAGTGCCGCCTGCAGCGGGTGCTACGCTACGTCCCATCGGTGCGTCATAGCCGCCCGATGCGCCGCCGGCATTTTTTGAGTCGAGAAACTCCACATTGTCCGCCACAACATCCGTCGCGTACTTGCGCTGTCCGTCGCTACCGTCGTAGCTGCGCACCTGAATGCGCCCCTCCACGCCGATGCGGCGTCCCTTCGTCAAATTGTTTCCGCAGATCTCAGCCAGTTTTTCCCAGCATGTGACGGGAATGAAGTCTGCCGTCTGCTGTCCCTCCTGCTGAGCCGCCCGCGAAAAGCGACGATCAACCGCAATCGTGAAGCGGCAAAAAGCCTTGCCGCTCTGTGTGTAGCGAATCTCCGGGTCGCGCGCAAGGCGACCAATCAGTATGACTCTGTTCATCGGTTTCTCTCTCCTGCATGGGTGTCCCTATGAGTTACTCCTCGACGCCGTCCGCACGGACGATCATGTGCTTGAGCAACTCGTCCGTGATCTTCATCACGCGGTCGCACTCGGCGACGCAGGCGGGCTCTGCATTGACGTACAGCAGAACATAGTATCCTTCACTGTGATCCTTGATCTCATAGGCAAGACGCTTCTTGCCCCAACGATCCTCTTTCTCAATCGTACCGCCGTTTGCCTGAATAAGCTTCGTGAACTTCTCGATGACGGCGTTTGTCGCTTCTTCCTCCATCGGCTTCACAATAAATATGACTTCGTACAATCTCACGAAATCACCTCCTCTTCGGTCTTTG
This window encodes:
- the rpsR gene encoding 30S ribosomal protein S18 encodes the protein MMKRDRGRKPRRKVCSFCVDKVDHIDYKDAAKLRRFTTERGKILPRRISGNCAKHQRQVTLAIKRARNIALLPFTAE
- a CDS encoding single-stranded DNA-binding protein; the encoded protein is MNRVILIGRLARDPEIRYTQSGKAFCRFTIAVDRRFSRAAQQEGQQTADFIPVTCWEKLAEICGNNLTKGRRIGVEGRIQVRSYDGSDGQRKYATDVVADNVEFLDSKNAGGASGGYDAPMGRSVAPAAGGTAPDMMGPVIPDDDIPF
- the rpsF gene encoding 30S ribosomal protein S6; its protein translation is MRLYEVIFIVKPMEEEATNAVIEKFTKLIQANGGTIEKEDRWGKKRLAYEIKDHSEGYYVLLYVNAEPACVAECDRVMKITDELLKHMIVRADGVEE